In Blautia wexlerae DSM 19850, a single window of DNA contains:
- a CDS encoding DnaJ domain-containing protein: MIDPYSILGISRDASDEEVKKAYRKMSRKYHPDANIDNPNKEQAEEKFKQVQQAYEQIMKEREQGIDYGNYGSNNYGGFGGFSGQADSGYQDEESMRRQAAANYIQSGHYREAMNVLQSLSQRNGQWYYLSSMANMGLGNNVNALNDIKQAIRLEPDNVQYQMVLQQMEGGGNWYQEMQNPFGGMPTGGDDYCMKLCLANMACSLCCPGSGIFCC; the protein is encoded by the coding sequence ATGATTGATCCGTACAGTATACTGGGGATTTCCAGAGATGCATCCGATGAGGAAGTGAAGAAGGCATATCGTAAGATGAGCAGAAAGTATCATCCGGATGCCAATATTGACAATCCGAATAAAGAACAGGCTGAGGAGAAATTCAAGCAGGTTCAGCAGGCTTATGAGCAGATTATGAAGGAAAGAGAGCAGGGAATCGATTACGGGAATTATGGCAGCAATAATTACGGTGGTTTTGGCGGATTTTCCGGACAGGCAGACTCTGGCTATCAGGATGAAGAGTCTATGCGCAGGCAGGCGGCAGCCAATTATATCCAGAGCGGTCATTATCGTGAGGCTATGAATGTTCTGCAGTCACTTTCACAGAGGAACGGACAGTGGTATTATCTGTCTTCCATGGCAAACATGGGACTTGGAAATAACGTAAATGCATTGAATGATATTAAGCAGGCTATCCGTCTGGAACCGGATAATGTACAGTATCAGATGGTTTTGCAGCAGATGGAAGGCGGAGGAAACTGGTATCAGGAGATGCAGAATCCTTTTGGAGGTATGCCGACAGGCGGTGATGATTATTGTATGAAGCTGTGCCTGGCAAATATGGCATGCAGTCTGTGTTGCCCGGGAAGCGGCATATTTTGCTGCTAA
- a CDS encoding diaminopimelate dehydrogenase → MSIRIGILGYGNLGRGVECAIKHNPDLELVAVFTRRAPETVKILTETAAVYSVNDAEKMKDKIDVLIICGGSATDLPKQTPEYAKMFNVIDSFDTHARIPEHFDSVDAAAKESGHIGIISVGWDPGMFSLNRLYANAILTNGKDYTFWGKGVSQGHSDAVRRIKGVKDAKQYTIPVEAALEAVRNGENPDLTTRQKHTRECFVVAEEGADLAQIENDIKTMPNYFSDYDTTVHFISEEELKRDHSGIPHGGFVIRSGKTGWNDENNHVIEYSLKLDSNPEFTSSVLVAYARAAYRMNKEGQSGAKTVFDVAPAYLCAADGAELRKHLL, encoded by the coding sequence ATGAGTATTCGTATTGGTATTTTAGGCTACGGCAATCTTGGCCGCGGTGTAGAGTGCGCAATCAAACATAATCCGGATCTGGAGCTTGTTGCTGTATTTACACGTCGTGCTCCGGAAACTGTTAAAATCCTTACAGAGACAGCAGCGGTATATTCTGTCAATGATGCCGAAAAAATGAAAGATAAGATCGATGTACTTATCATCTGTGGCGGAAGTGCAACAGATCTGCCGAAACAGACACCGGAATATGCGAAGATGTTTAATGTAATTGACAGCTTTGATACACATGCAAGAATTCCTGAGCATTTTGATTCAGTAGATGCAGCTGCAAAAGAAAGCGGTCATATCGGAATTATTTCAGTGGGCTGGGATCCGGGAATGTTCTCACTGAACCGTCTCTATGCAAATGCAATCCTTACAAACGGAAAGGATTATACATTCTGGGGCAAGGGTGTAAGCCAGGGACACTCAGATGCAGTACGCCGTATCAAAGGTGTAAAAGATGCAAAACAGTATACAATTCCTGTTGAAGCAGCACTGGAAGCAGTGAGAAACGGAGAAAATCCGGATCTTACAACAAGACAGAAACATACAAGAGAATGCTTTGTAGTTGCAGAGGAAGGTGCGGATCTGGCGCAGATTGAGAATGATATCAAGACTATGCCTAACTATTTCTCTGACTATGACACAACTGTACATTTTATTTCTGAAGAAGAACTGAAGCGAGATCACAGTGGAATCCCACATGGCGGTTTCGTGATCCGATCCGGAAAAACGGGCTGGAATGATGAGAACAATCATGTGATCGAATATAGTCTGAAGCTGGATTCCAATCCGGAGTTTACATCTTCTGTACTTGTTGCATATGCAAGAGCTGCATATCGTATGAATAAAGAAGGACAGAGTGGTGCGAAGACCGTATTTGATGTGGCACCTGCTTATTTATGTGCTGCTGATGGTGCTGAATTAAGAAAGCATCTGTTGTGA